The following are encoded together in the Triticum dicoccoides isolate Atlit2015 ecotype Zavitan chromosome 6B, WEW_v2.0, whole genome shotgun sequence genome:
- the LOC119322488 gene encoding probable protein phosphatase 2C 15, producing MSTRSRSVQGSVGGGGSTAGGSAVPLAVLLRREVVSERTAAERPELQHGLFSQAKKGEDFVFLKPDCERLPGFPSSSFSAFGLFDGHNGNGAAIYTKENLLNNILGAVPADLNREDWLAALPRAMVAAFVKTDKDFQTVARSSGTTVTFVIIDGLVVTVASVGDSRCVLEAEGSIYQLSSDHRFDASKEEVDRVTEAGGDVGRLNVVGGAEIGPLRCWPGGLCLSRTIGDQDVGEFIVPVPLVKQVKLSTAGGRLIISSDGVWDALTAEQALNCSRGLPPEAAAEQIVKDAVHSKGLRDDTTCMVVDLVPEKGNPAMSAPKKQPGMGVFKNMFRKKTSSDSSSHADREYMDPDVVEEIFEDECALLSRRLDSEYPVRNMFKLFICAICQVELKPNQGISVHEDSSHLRRWDGPFLCQSCQEKKEAMEGKRRSRDSSSRNSGSSE from the exons ATGTCCACGCGGTCGAGGTCGGTGCAGGGCTCCGTGGGTGGCGGCGGCAGCACGGCTGGGGGCTCGGCCGTGCCGCTCGCCGTGCTGCTGCGGCGGGAGGTGGTCAGCGAGAGGACCGCCGCCGAGCGCCCGGAGCTCCAGCACGGCCTCTTCAGCCAGGCCAAGAAGGGCGAGGATTTTGTCTTCCTCAAGCCCGACTGCGAGCGTCTCCCCGGCTTCCCGTCATCCTCCTTCTCTGCCTTCGGC CTGTTTGATGGGCACAATGGGAATGGAGCCGCTATTTATACTAAGGAGAATCTCTTGAACAACATCTTGGGTGCAGTCCCTGCTGATCTCAACAGGGAGGACTGGCTTGCTGCGCTTCCAAGGGCGATGGTTGCAGCATTTGTCAAAACCGATAAAGATTTCCAAACAGTAG CACGCTCTTCAGGAACAACAGTGACATTTGTCATAATAGATGGATTGGTTGTTACTGTTGCATCTGTTGGTGATTCGCGTTGTGTATTAGAAGCTGAAGGTTCAATTTATCAGTTATCTTCGGATCATCGTTTCGATGCCAGTAAAGAGGA GGTTGATCGTGTAACAGAAGCTGGAGGTGATGTTGGAAGGCTAAATGTTGTTGGTGGTGCTGAG ATTGGCCCCCTTAGATGCTGGCCCGGGGGTTTGTGCCTGTCAAGGACAATCGGAGATCAGGACGTGGGTGAATTTATCGTTCCTGTTCCTCTCGTCAAGCAAGTAAAG TTATCTACTGCTGGAGGTCGGCTTATTATTTCAAGCGATGGTGTTTGGGATGCTTTGACTGCAGAACAGGCTCTGAACTGTTCAAGAGGACTTCCTCCTGAAGCTGCAGCTGAGCAAATTGTTAAA GACGCAGTGCACTCAAAGGGACTGAGGGATGACACCACTTGTATGGTCGTTGACCTAGTACCAGAAAAAGGCAACCCAGCTATGTCAGCTCCTAAAAAGCAACCAGGAATGGgtgttttcaaaaatatgtttcgcAAGAAAACATCTTCCGACTCATCATCCCATGCAGATAGAGAATATATGGATCCAGACGTCGTAGAAGAGATATTTGAGGATGAATGTGCATTGCTCTCTAGACG GCTGGATTCTGAATACCCTGTTCGAAATATGTTCAAACTCTTTATATGTGCTATTTGTCAAGTAGAGTTAAAGCCAAATCAAGGGATATCTGTACATGAAGATTCATCACACTTGCGTCGATGGGATGGTCCGTTCCTTTGCCAAAGCTGTCAGGAAAAAAAAGAAGCCATGGAGGGAAAGCGCCGTTCACGAG ATTCGTCATCAAGAAATAGCGGGTCCAGTGAATAG